From the genome of Thermoanaerobacterium sp. PSU-2, one region includes:
- a CDS encoding YvcK family protein produces MKNFAYLNGPKVVVIGGGTGLSTMLRGLKKYTHNITAIVTVADDGGGSGVLREDLGMLPPGDIRNCILALANTEPTMEKLLQYRFTDGMLKGQSFGNLFLAAMNGISNSFEEAVKKMSEVLAVSGKVLPVTLDDVKLKAKLKNGVVIDGESLIPKLQMKEKSPIEKIFLEPKDAKPVKEALIDIMDADEIILGPGSLYTSIIPNLLVNDVCEAIEKSKAIKVYVCNIMTQPGETVGYDANAHVDALFLHGLKSLDYVIVNNGEIPYEYKDRYKEDMAQPVSYDVESFKQKGIKVIEKDVLAIRNNYIRHDEQKLAETLMGLIG; encoded by the coding sequence ATGAAGAATTTTGCTTACTTAAATGGTCCAAAAGTTGTAGTAATTGGCGGTGGTACAGGATTATCAACAATGCTTAGAGGACTTAAAAAGTATACACATAATATTACTGCAATCGTAACAGTTGCAGATGATGGAGGAGGTTCTGGTGTATTAAGAGAGGATTTAGGCATGTTACCGCCTGGCGATATAAGAAACTGTATACTGGCGTTAGCAAATACTGAGCCTACAATGGAAAAGCTTTTACAGTACAGGTTTACTGACGGTATGCTTAAAGGACAGAGCTTTGGAAATCTTTTTTTAGCCGCAATGAATGGCATATCAAATAGCTTTGAAGAAGCTGTCAAAAAGATGAGCGAGGTTTTAGCCGTATCGGGAAAGGTTTTACCTGTCACATTAGATGACGTCAAATTAAAGGCTAAATTAAAAAACGGGGTAGTTATAGATGGGGAATCTCTAATACCGAAACTTCAAATGAAAGAAAAAAGCCCAATAGAAAAAATATTTTTGGAGCCAAAAGATGCGAAACCGGTAAAAGAAGCCTTAATAGATATCATGGATGCTGATGAAATTATATTAGGCCCTGGTAGCCTATACACCAGCATAATACCAAATCTATTAGTTAATGATGTTTGTGAAGCAATAGAAAAGTCAAAAGCAATTAAGGTATATGTGTGTAATATAATGACGCAACCTGGTGAGACAGTTGGCTATGATGCCAATGCACACGTTGATGCACTTTTTCTGCATGGGTTAAAATCTCTTGACTATGTCATCGTAAATAATGGTGAAATTCCTTATGAGTACAAAGATAGGTATAAAGAAGATATGGCGCAACCTGTAAGCTATGATGTAGAAAGCTTTAAACAAAAGGGAATAAAGGTCATTGAAAAAGATGTGTTAGCAATAAGAAACAATTACATAAGGCATGATGAGCAAAAGCTTGCAGAGACATTAATGGGACTAATTGGATGA
- a CDS encoding ABC transporter substrate-binding protein codes for MRKTSKVIALLLVLLMAFSVLITGCGNSTKSDQSKTSENSSAQNKTETTSQPVTLDIFQFKVEIKDALQNAINTYMKENPNVKINLETVGGGQDYGAALKAKFNSGSEPAIYNVGGPQDVATWKPKLADLSDTKAAKAALPGTLTGVTQDGKIYGLPFDLEGYGLIYNKQIFSKAGIDPSSIKTFDALVNAVKSLDSKKKELGIEAVFAFPAKETWVTGLHLSNAFLSPEFDGDVMKAFNSKTVEFKYGDAMKQMIDLQNKYSVQPTASLDYSTQVEKLFGTGKVAMIQQGNWVYPTLESLDKNFAQNDIGMLPYPVPGYKEDSYPEGVPMYWAVNSDKPADVQKAAKDFLDWLYTSDEGKQIVTQQFKFVPAYTGYNSNSISDPLGMQLFVAASQGKTYGWVFMGYPNNWGQNVLGADIQLYVNGSLTWDKVISHAKQAWADARK; via the coding sequence ATGAGGAAAACCTCAAAAGTAATTGCGCTGCTTTTGGTGCTTTTGATGGCATTTTCAGTGCTTATAACAGGGTGCGGAAATAGTACAAAATCTGATCAAAGCAAAACTTCAGAAAACAGTTCAGCTCAAAACAAGACTGAGACTACAAGTCAACCTGTGACGTTAGATATATTCCAATTCAAAGTTGAAATAAAAGACGCTCTTCAGAATGCTATAAATACTTACATGAAAGAAAATCCTAATGTTAAAATCAATCTAGAGACTGTAGGTGGCGGACAAGATTACGGTGCTGCATTAAAAGCCAAATTCAATTCGGGTTCGGAGCCTGCAATATACAATGTAGGTGGACCACAGGATGTTGCTACATGGAAGCCAAAATTGGCTGATTTGTCAGATACAAAAGCTGCAAAAGCTGCTCTTCCTGGTACGCTTACTGGTGTGACACAAGACGGCAAAATTTATGGTTTACCATTTGATTTAGAGGGATATGGATTAATCTACAACAAACAAATATTCAGCAAAGCAGGTATTGATCCATCCAGCATTAAGACCTTTGATGCGTTGGTGAATGCTGTAAAGTCGTTAGATTCAAAGAAGAAAGAATTAGGCATTGAAGCTGTTTTCGCTTTTCCAGCAAAAGAAACTTGGGTTACTGGCCTCCATTTATCAAATGCATTCTTGTCACCAGAATTTGATGGAGATGTCATGAAAGCATTTAATTCTAAGACAGTAGAATTCAAATATGGTGATGCAATGAAGCAGATGATTGATCTTCAGAATAAGTATTCAGTACAACCTACAGCAAGTCTTGACTACAGCACACAAGTTGAAAAGCTTTTTGGAACTGGAAAAGTCGCTATGATTCAGCAAGGTAACTGGGTATATCCTACATTAGAATCGCTTGATAAGAACTTTGCACAAAATGATATTGGCATGCTGCCATACCCTGTTCCAGGATATAAAGAGGACTCATATCCTGAGGGTGTTCCAATGTATTGGGCAGTTAACAGCGACAAACCAGCGGATGTTCAAAAGGCTGCGAAAGATTTCTTAGATTGGTTGTACACATCAGATGAAGGAAAACAGATAGTTACTCAGCAGTTTAAGTTTGTGCCAGCATATACTGGGTACAATTCAAATAGCATATCAGATCCACTTGGAATGCAGCTTTTTGTGGCAGCAAGTCAAGGCAAGACATATGGATGGGTATTCATGGGATATCCAAACAATTGGGGTCAAAATGTTCTCGGTGCTGATATTCAGCTTTATGTGAATGGTTCGTTAACTTGGGATAAAGTAATTTCACATGCTAAACAGGCTTGGGCAGATGCGAGAAAATAA
- a CDS encoding carbohydrate ABC transporter permease has product MKKVHVQKYLLTFLGIVLSLIWISPFYIILVNSFKTKLELFTNTLSLPKSLMLDNYKTAAANLNLSEAFSNTLIITVFSILIIAIFSSMTAYALQRVKRKSSVIIYMIFTVAMLIPFQSVMIPLVAEFGKFHFLTRSGLVFMYLGFGSSLGVFLYYGALKGIPTSLDEAALIDGCSRFRIYWNIILPLLNPTTITLAVLDIMWIWNDYLLPSLVINKVGSRTLPLMIFYFFSQYTKQWNLGMAGLTIAILPVVIFYFLAQRKLVTAIIAGAVKQ; this is encoded by the coding sequence ATGAAAAAAGTTCATGTTCAAAAATATTTATTGACATTCTTAGGAATTGTACTTTCATTGATATGGATATCTCCTTTTTATATAATACTTGTTAATTCTTTCAAGACAAAATTAGAGCTATTTACAAACACATTGTCACTTCCGAAGAGTCTGATGCTGGATAATTATAAAACAGCAGCCGCAAATTTAAATTTGAGTGAAGCATTTTCCAATACATTAATAATAACTGTTTTTAGCATTTTGATTATCGCAATATTTTCCTCTATGACGGCTTATGCACTTCAAAGGGTAAAAAGAAAAAGCAGTGTGATTATATATATGATTTTTACAGTGGCTATGCTGATTCCGTTTCAATCTGTCATGATTCCTTTGGTAGCGGAATTTGGCAAATTTCATTTTCTTACAAGGTCAGGGCTTGTATTCATGTACTTGGGATTTGGATCAAGTTTAGGCGTGTTTTTATACTATGGTGCATTAAAAGGAATACCGACATCTTTAGATGAAGCAGCTTTAATAGATGGTTGTAGCAGATTTAGAATTTACTGGAATATCATATTGCCCTTATTAAATCCTACTACAATTACTTTGGCTGTATTGGATATCATGTGGATATGGAATGACTACTTATTGCCATCTTTAGTCATAAACAAAGTTGGTTCCAGGACACTTCCACTAATGATTTTTTACTTCTTTAGTCAATACACAAAGCAATGGAATCTAGGTATGGCAGGACTAACTATAGCAATTTTACCCGTTGTAATTTTCTACTTCTTGGCGCAGAGAAAGTTAGTCACAGCTATAATAGCTGGTGCTGTTAAACAGTAA
- a CDS encoding alpha amylase N-terminal ig-like domain-containing protein, producing the protein MAFLLVLTSVFSSMLFHSVYAADNASVVANIVGEFQDQLGDSNWNIDSNITLMQYVGNGLYEFTTPTQLKAGSYQYKVALNHSWNGGGVPSQGNLTLNLTNASYVTFWFDYNTQSVTDSTKYTPIPDDKLPRLVGTIQSAIGAGNDWDPGTSTAIMIDDNFDNVYSYTAHVPKGDYQYKVTLGNTWDENYGANGVQGGDNIQINVTNDADITFFYDAKTHNIWTNYSPTLTGLDNNIYYDDLKHDTHDPFFRNPFGAIKVGQTVTLRIQAKNHDLESARISYWDDINKTRTELSMTRIGESPDGNYEYWEIKLSFDHPTRIWYYFILKDGTKTAYYGDNDDQLGGLGKATDTVNKDFELTVYDKNFDTPDWMKGAIMYQIFPDRFYNGDTSNDHAKTLSRGNDPIEFHNNWNDLPDNPNNAGTPGYTGDGIWSNDFFGGDLKGIDDKLDYLKGLGVSVIYLNPIFESPSNHKYDTADYTKIDEMFGTTQDFEKLMSDAHAKGIKIILDGVFNHTSDDSIYFNRYGKYPGLGAYQAWKEGNQSLSPYGDWYTINSDGTYECWWGYDSLPVIKSLNGSEYNVTSWANFIINDKNAISKYWLNPDGNLNDGADGWRLDVENEVAHDFWTHFRNAINTVKPEAPMIAENWGDASLDLLGDSFNSVMNYQFRNDIIDFLIGQPFDDGNGQHNPIDAAKLDQKLMSIYERYPLSAFYSTMNLLGSHDTMRILTVFGYNSADPNENSDAAKQLAEQKLKLATILQMGYPGMADIYYGDEAGVSGGKDPDDRRTFPWGNEDTTLQDFFKNISSIRNNNQVLKTGDLETLYAQNDVYAIGRRIINGKDAFGTSYPDSAAIVAINRSNSNKQIAIDTTKFLRDGVTFKDLINNNVSYSISNGQIVIDVPAMSGVMLISDDGQDLTAPQAPSNVVATSGNGKVDLSWSQSDGAKSYNIYRSSVEGGLYEKIASNVTGTTFEDANVTNGLKYVYAISAIDELGNESEMSNDAVAYPAYPIGRAGNLTQASDNHIIGVDKPTEDIYAEVWADGLTNSTGQGPNMIAQLGYKYVGDTVYDSVYGSVYNSVYGVDDSDFTWVNAQYVGDIGNNDQYKASFTPDKIGQWEYLMRFSDNQGQDWITTDTLSFYVIPSDDLIKPTAPDLNQPGTESSRVSLTWSPSTDNVGIYDYEIYRSDGGTFNKIATVSNEVYNYVDTSVINGVTYDYKVVAVDLSFNRTESNVVTIKPDVVPIKVIFNVTVPDYTPDAVNLAGTFPNATWDPSAQQMTKIDNNTYSITLTLDEGTQIEYKYARGSWDKVEKDEYGNELASNRKVTIVNQGNNEMMINDTVYRWRDIPIFIYSPSSNMTVDSNISTMEIKGNTYKGAKVIINGDSFVQDENGVFTKDVSLNYGINTIKIHVEPNDGSVYGNDQGRITELTKDIEIDVIRQENNSVSGTGNNNTSTSGSNSSSTGSVSTGSTSITSNISNTSNTIGVITKNGNIITLTLDVGKAKDLIVNSKDKKVVFDITTIGQGQQKVVQISKDILDTSAANGKDIVIKSDNASISLTKDALNQNQIQNGVNVSIKDNGKPNVTNYVPLSNVVDITIGSSSGNATLAKPVEVTLNISKANDPRKVAVYYYNPTTNQWEYVGGKVDVSSGTITFNATHFSQYAAFEYDKTFNDIKDNWAKDVIEVLASRHIIEGMTDTQYEPNKTVTRSEFTAMILRLLNIKEEAYSGEFSDVKSGDWYANAIEAAYKAGLIEGDGKNARPNDSITREEMTAIAMRAYEMLTQYKEENLGATSFSDDKSISDWARNVVANAAKLGIVNGEPNNVFAPKGIATRAEAAAIIYGLLEKSGNI; encoded by the coding sequence ATGGCTTTTTTATTAGTATTGACATCAGTATTTTCTTCAATGTTATTTCACAGTGTATATGCTGCTGATAATGCAAGCGTTGTAGCAAATATCGTGGGGGAATTTCAAGATCAACTGGGTGATTCTAACTGGAATATTGATAGTAACATTACCCTAATGCAGTATGTAGGAAATGGTCTATATGAATTTACTACGCCTACTCAACTAAAAGCCGGTAGTTATCAGTATAAAGTTGCATTAAATCATTCATGGAATGGTGGAGGTGTTCCATCTCAAGGAAATCTAACGCTCAACCTGACGAATGCTTCATATGTTACATTTTGGTTTGATTATAATACACAATCTGTAACTGATTCTACAAAGTATACTCCAATACCTGATGACAAATTACCTAGACTAGTTGGAACAATTCAATCAGCTATTGGAGCAGGTAATGATTGGGATCCTGGAACGTCAACAGCAATAATGATAGACGATAATTTTGACAACGTTTATTCATATACTGCGCATGTTCCAAAGGGTGACTATCAGTACAAGGTGACATTAGGGAATACATGGGATGAAAACTATGGTGCAAACGGTGTACAAGGTGGTGATAACATACAGATAAATGTCACAAACGATGCTGATATAACATTTTTTTATGATGCAAAAACGCACAATATTTGGACTAATTATAGTCCAACACTTACTGGTTTAGATAATAACATATATTATGATGATCTAAAGCATGATACACATGATCCGTTTTTTAGGAATCCTTTTGGAGCTATAAAAGTAGGACAAACCGTTACATTAAGAATTCAAGCGAAAAATCATGATCTCGAATCTGCCAGAATATCGTATTGGGACGATATAAATAAAACCAGGACGGAATTATCAATGACAAGAATAGGTGAAAGTCCTGATGGTAATTATGAATATTGGGAAATAAAGTTGAGTTTTGATCATCCAACGAGAATTTGGTATTACTTTATATTAAAAGATGGAACTAAAACTGCTTATTATGGCGACAATGATGACCAACTTGGTGGTTTAGGAAAAGCAACAGATACTGTTAATAAGGATTTTGAATTAACTGTATACGATAAAAATTTTGATACGCCTGATTGGATGAAAGGCGCTATTATGTATCAAATTTTCCCTGACAGGTTTTATAATGGAGATACATCTAATGATCATGCAAAGACATTAAGCCGTGGCAATGATCCAATAGAGTTCCACAATAATTGGAATGACCTCCCTGATAATCCCAATAATGCTGGAACACCAGGTTATACTGGCGATGGTATTTGGTCAAACGACTTTTTTGGTGGTGATTTAAAAGGAATCGATGATAAACTTGATTATTTGAAAGGACTTGGAGTATCCGTAATTTACTTAAATCCAATATTTGAATCACCTTCAAATCATAAATACGATACTGCTGATTATACAAAGATTGATGAAATGTTTGGCACTACACAAGATTTTGAAAAGTTAATGAGTGATGCACACGCTAAAGGTATAAAAATAATTCTTGATGGTGTATTCAATCACACCAGTGATGATAGCATATATTTTAATAGATATGGAAAATACCCGGGATTAGGTGCATATCAAGCTTGGAAAGAAGGGAATCAGTCTTTATCGCCGTATGGTGATTGGTATACTATAAATTCAGACGGTACTTACGAGTGTTGGTGGGGATATGATAGCTTACCTGTTATAAAGTCGTTGAATGGAAGCGAGTATAACGTTACAAGTTGGGCTAACTTTATAATAAACGATAAAAATGCCATTTCTAAGTATTGGCTAAATCCGGATGGAAATTTAAATGATGGTGCAGATGGTTGGCGTTTAGACGTTGAAAATGAAGTTGCACATGATTTTTGGACACATTTTAGGAATGCTATTAATACTGTAAAACCTGAAGCGCCAATGATAGCAGAAAATTGGGGAGATGCGTCCCTTGATTTACTTGGCGATTCTTTTAATTCAGTTATGAATTATCAGTTTAGAAATGACATCATAGATTTTTTGATCGGGCAACCTTTCGATGATGGAAATGGCCAACACAATCCTATAGATGCAGCAAAACTTGATCAAAAATTGATGAGTATATATGAAAGATATCCGCTGTCTGCTTTTTATTCAACTATGAACTTGCTTGGGTCGCATGATACAATGAGAATATTAACAGTGTTTGGATATAACTCTGCAGATCCTAACGAAAACTCAGACGCCGCTAAACAACTGGCAGAACAAAAGCTAAAATTAGCAACAATTTTGCAGATGGGATATCCTGGTATGGCGGATATTTACTATGGCGATGAAGCAGGAGTTTCTGGTGGTAAAGATCCGGATGATAGAAGAACATTCCCTTGGGGAAATGAAGATACGACATTGCAAGATTTCTTTAAAAATATATCGAGCATAAGAAATAACAATCAAGTATTAAAAACTGGTGATTTGGAGACTTTATATGCACAAAATGATGTTTATGCCATTGGTAGGAGAATTATAAATGGCAAAGATGCTTTTGGCACTTCATACCCTGATAGCGCTGCAATTGTTGCAATAAATAGAAGCAATTCAAATAAACAAATAGCTATTGATACTACAAAGTTTTTAAGAGATGGAGTTACTTTTAAAGATTTAATTAACAACAATGTATCGTATTCAATAAGTAATGGACAGATAGTTATAGATGTACCTGCTATGAGCGGTGTAATGCTTATATCAGACGATGGGCAAGATTTAACTGCTCCACAAGCTCCTTCAAATGTTGTTGCTACTTCCGGCAATGGTAAAGTTGATTTATCGTGGTCGCAATCTGATGGTGCAAAAAGTTACAATATATATCGTTCTTCAGTAGAAGGTGGTTTATATGAAAAAATAGCATCAAATGTAACTGGAACGACGTTTGAAGATGCCAATGTTACAAATGGATTAAAATATGTTTATGCAATATCAGCAATTGATGAATTAGGTAATGAAAGCGAAATGAGTAATGATGCAGTAGCATATCCAGCGTATCCTATAGGGCGGGCAGGAAATCTTACACAAGCATCTGATAATCATATAATAGGTGTTGATAAACCAACAGAAGATATTTATGCGGAAGTTTGGGCAGATGGACTTACAAATAGCACTGGTCAAGGTCCAAATATGATAGCGCAATTAGGGTATAAATATGTTGGTGACACTGTTTATGATTCGGTATATGGAAGTGTATATAACAGCGTATATGGTGTAGATGATAGTGATTTTACCTGGGTAAATGCTCAATATGTTGGAGATATAGGAAATAATGATCAGTACAAAGCAAGTTTTACACCTGATAAAATAGGTCAATGGGAATATTTAATGAGATTTTCAGATAATCAAGGACAAGACTGGATCACTACAGATACATTATCATTTTATGTTATTCCTTCTGATGATTTAATAAAGCCAACTGCACCTGATTTGAACCAACCAGGTACAGAATCGTCGAGGGTCTCGCTTACATGGAGTCCATCTACAGACAATGTTGGGATATACGATTATGAAATTTATAGATCCGATGGTGGAACATTTAATAAAATAGCTACTGTATCCAATGAAGTTTATAATTATGTTGATACGAGCGTAATTAATGGTGTAACTTACGATTATAAAGTTGTTGCCGTTGATCTATCATTTAATAGGACAGAATCTAATGTGGTTACAATAAAACCAGATGTAGTACCTATAAAAGTTATTTTTAATGTAACTGTACCTGATTATACACCAGATGCTGTTAATTTGGCAGGAACATTCCCTAATGCTACTTGGGATCCATCAGCACAACAGATGACAAAAATAGATAATAATACTTATAGCATTACACTTACGCTTGATGAAGGAACACAAATAGAATACAAATATGCCAGAGGTAGTTGGGATAAGGTTGAAAAAGACGAATACGGAAATGAGCTTGCATCAAACAGAAAAGTAACGATTGTAAATCAAGGCAACAATGAAATGATGATAAATGATACGGTTTATAGGTGGAGGGATATTCCAATATTTATATATTCTCCAAGTAGCAATATGACAGTTGATTCTAATATAAGTACAATGGAAATCAAAGGTAATACGTATAAAGGTGCTAAAGTCATAATAAATGGTGATAGTTTTGTTCAAGACGAAAATGGTGTATTTACTAAAGATGTTTCTTTAAATTATGGGATAAATACGATTAAGATACATGTTGAACCAAATGATGGTAGTGTTTATGGTAACGATCAAGGCAGAATAACTGAACTTACAAAGGATATTGAGATTGATGTAATTAGACAAGAGAATAATAGTGTAAGCGGAACAGGAAATAATAATACGAGTACAAGTGGGAGCAATTCAAGCAGTACGGGTAGTGTTAGTACTGGAAGTACAAGTATAACAAGTAATATCAGCAATACAAGTAATACAATAGGTGTAATCACAAAGAATGGCAACATTATCACATTGACGCTTGATGTAGGGAAAGCTAAAGACTTGATAGTAAATTCAAAAGACAAGAAAGTAGTATTTGACATAACCACAATAGGTCAAGGACAACAGAAAGTCGTACAGATTTCTAAAGATATTTTAGATACAAGTGCTGCTAACGGCAAAGACATCGTCATAAAATCAGACAACGCATCAATATCACTTACGAAAGACGCACTTAACCAAAACCAGATACAAAACGGTGTCAATGTATCAATAAAAGACAATGGAAAGCCTAATGTGACAAATTATGTGCCGCTTTCTAATGTAGTAGACATAACGATAGGCAGTAGCAGTGGCAATGCAACATTGGCAAAACCAGTAGAAGTAACATTAAATATATCAAAAGCCAACGATCCAAGAAAAGTAGCAGTGTACTACTACAACCCAACGACAAATCAATGGGAATACGTGGGTGGAAAAGTAGACGTGTCATCTGGAACAATAACATTCAATGCGACGCACTTCTCACAATATGCGGCATTTGAGTACGACAAGACATTTAATGACATAAAAGACAATTGGGCGAAAGACGTAATAGAAGTATTAGCGTCAAGGCACATAATAGAAGGGATGACGGACACCCAGTATGAACCAAACAAGACAGTAACGAGATCAGAATTCACAGCAATGATACTGAGGCTATTAAACATAAAAGAAGAAGCATACAGCGGAGAATTTAGCGATGTAAAGAGTGGAGACTGGTATGCAAACGCAATAGAGGCAGCATACAAAGCAGGATTAATAGAAGGTGATGGAAAGAACGCAAGGCCAAATGACAGCATAACAAGAGAAGAGATGACAGCAATAGCCATGAGGGCATACGAGATGCTGACACAGTACAAAGAGGAAAACTTAGGTGCCACATCATTTAGCGATGACAAATCCATAAGCGATTGGGCAAGAAACGTAGTAGCAAATGCAGCGAAATTAGGAATAGTAAATGGGGAGCCGAATAACGTATTTGCTCCTAAAGGCATAGCCACGAGAGCAGAAGCAGCAGCTATCATATACGGCTTATTAGAAAAAAGCGGAAATATATAA
- a CDS encoding sugar ABC transporter permease has translation MAKKAKFFKNGIWYWLFIAPTLLSLIIVVLIPFIIGIYYSFTDWNGINQPVFIGLKNFMTLKDDAEFWNSIFFTAKFAVACIVIINVVGLSLAMLVTRKIFARNFMRTAFYLPNLIGGLILGFIWNFIFVDVFQTISDATHIGWLGGWLSTTNTGFWGLVIVTSWQMIGYVMVIYIAYIESIPTDLIEASKIDGANSWQQFRNVVFPLIAPAFTVSLFITLSNSFKLFDQNLSLTAGAPGNTTQMITLNIYQTAFSAQEMAVGQAKAVIMFLIIAVISIIQVYLTQKREVEM, from the coding sequence ATGGCAAAAAAAGCGAAATTTTTTAAAAACGGTATTTGGTATTGGCTTTTTATAGCCCCAACACTATTGTCACTTATTATTGTCGTATTAATACCATTTATTATAGGAATATATTATTCATTTACAGATTGGAATGGAATAAATCAACCAGTATTTATTGGATTGAAAAATTTCATGACACTTAAAGATGATGCTGAGTTTTGGAATTCAATATTTTTTACAGCTAAATTTGCTGTTGCATGTATCGTGATTATAAATGTGGTAGGCTTAAGCCTTGCCATGCTTGTCACGAGAAAAATATTTGCCAGAAATTTCATGCGCACAGCATTTTACTTGCCTAATTTAATAGGTGGACTTATATTAGGATTTATATGGAATTTCATTTTTGTGGATGTGTTTCAAACAATTTCAGATGCTACACATATTGGATGGCTTGGAGGCTGGTTATCAACAACTAATACTGGCTTTTGGGGTCTTGTGATTGTCACATCATGGCAAATGATAGGTTATGTCATGGTGATTTATATAGCATATATTGAAAGCATTCCTACTGATTTAATAGAAGCTTCAAAGATTGATGGTGCAAATTCATGGCAACAATTTAGGAATGTTGTATTTCCACTTATAGCGCCAGCTTTTACAGTGAGTTTATTTATTACGCTTTCAAATTCATTTAAACTGTTTGATCAAAACTTATCATTAACTGCTGGAGCGCCGGGCAATACCACACAAATGATAACACTTAATATATATCAAACAGCTTTTTCAGCTCAAGAGATGGCTGTAGGACAGGCAAAAGCAGTAATAATGTTCTTAATAATAGCTGTTATTTCTATCATCCAAGTTTACTTGACACAGAAAAGAGAGGTTGAGATGTGA